Below is a window of Longimicrobium terrae DNA.
TTCCCCATTCCCTATTCCCTATTCCCCATTCCCCATTCCCTGCCCTTCACCCTTCCTGCCCCGCCGCCGACACCGCCGCCGCGCTCTCCCTCCGCTTCGCCAGCTGCCCGGCGCGGATGGCTACGGCCACCCCCGCAAAGATCAGCACCGCCGCCGGAATCATCCGCGCAGACGCGTGCTCCTTGAGGATCATGCTCGCCAGCGCCGCCGTCAGCATCGGCTGCAGGTAGACGAAGGTGCTCACCAGGCTGGCCTCGGCGCGGGCCAGCGCCCACACGTTCAGGTAGTACGCCGCCACGCTCGGAAACAGGATGATCCACCCCATCGCCAGCCACGTGTCGCGCCCGGCGCCGCCCACCTCGCGCAGCGCCGGCCCCAGCCCCCACGGCAGCATCCCGATCACGCCAAAGCCGAACACCCACGTGATCACCGTGAGCGCGTTGTAGCGGCGCAGCAGATCGCGCGAAATCACCAGGTAGATGCTGTACGCCGCCACGTTGGCCAGCGCCAACACGTTGCCCAGCGCGCGCCCCTCGCTCACCCCCACGCCCACCAGCAGCAGCGCCCCCGCCGCCGCCAGCGCGATCCCCGCCCACTTCATGGGCGTCGCCGTCTCGTGCCGCAGGACGATGGCGATCAGCAGCGTCATGGCCGGCCCCGCGGTCACCAGCGTCTGCGCGGCCGTGGCCGTCGTCATCGTGAGCGCGGTAATGTACAGCAGCTGGTTGAGGATGACGCCAAAGAGCGAATAGACGGCCAGCAGGGCGATGTCGCGCCGGCCGCGCACCTTTTCGCGCACGGTGGCCTGGTGAATGAGGATGAACAGCAGCGCGGCGCCGCTCACCCGGATGAGCGCCAGCGACGGGCTGCTGAGCTCGCGCAGCGCCACCTTCACGGCGATGGGGAGCGTGGCGAAGAACACCTGCACCAGCACCAGCGCAACGTAGACGGAAGATCGGGACGACAAGGCGGTTTAATCAGCGCGGCGGAAAGAAATCTCCGGCCCGCCGTGGTGGCGCGGGCCGGAGTCCGGGTGCATCCAGCGATCCCGATTGGAGCAGGAGAATACACCGGCGCGCCTCTCCGTTCCATCACTCCCCTTAGCCGCATGTACGCGCGGTGGCGGCTCGCGGGGCTGTCCAGACCGGGCGCCCGGGCTTATCTTTGCCGCGCGCTGTGGGACCCTCAGCAAGCCAGAAACCACGTCGGGAGGCACGGATGAGCGAGACGCACGAGCACAACCACGATCAGGAGCACGACCACGAGCACACGACCGAAGACGGCTTCGGCGTCGCCCTCGGGTTCCGCATCTTCGAGGTCGATGGCGAGCTGTACATGGCCGAGGCCGAAATTTCGTCCTACGTGGACGATCCCAACGCCTTGGGCGCCACGCTGGTTTTCCATGCCCTCTCGGCGCTGGACCCCACCTCGCCCCCGGACGAGGACGACGAGGATGATTCGGGCTGGCGCATCGACATCGACGATGAGCTGACCCGCGACGAGACGGGCGCTTCGCGCGACCAGTTCCAGGCCATCCTGCGCCAGCTGGCCAGCCTGGGCGACGCCGAATTGCGCCAGTACCTGCAGGCGGCCCGCGAGGAGCAGGACGAGGAGTAGTTTTCCGTCTTCTGCGGATGACGAAAAGCGGGGGCGAGCAGATGATGCTCGCCCCCGCTTTCGTTCATCCACCGAACGGATTGGATCACGCAGAGCAGCAGAGCGGGAATGCTGTTCTCTGCTCCTCTGCTGCTCTGCGTGAGACTCTTCTATTCCGCGCCGTCCGCGCCGGACGGGGCGGGATCGCCGCCGTAGCGCAGGCCGTCGATCAGCAGGTCCACCATGCGCTGGCTGTGGTCCACGCCCACATCGTTGCCGGACTGGCACAGGTTGCCCACCGCGCGCAGCAGGTCTCCGGGCTCAAATCCGGAGCGCACCTCGCCGGCGGCCGTGGCGGCGTTCAGCAGCGATTCCAGCGCGGGCCCCAGCCGCTGCTGAAAGTACGCGGGCAGCGCATCGAACGCCGGGTCGCCCGAGTGCAGCGACGCGGCCAGCCCGCGCTTGGTGGCGATGAAGGCGCTGTACCGCCGCAGCCAGTGCGCCAGCGCCTCGCCCGGCCCGTGCTCGGCCGCCAGGTCGGTGGCCGCCGCGGCGCACGCGTCCACCTCGCGGCGGAACACGGCGGCGACCAGGTCCGACCGCTGCGGAAAGTGCCGGTACACGGTGCCCACGCCCACCCCGGCGCGCGTGGCGATCTCCCGCACCGGCGCGTCCACGCCGGAGGTGGCGAACACCGCCTTGGCCGCCTCCAGCAGCATGTCGATGTTGCGCCGCGCGTCGGCGCGCACCGGGCGCGCGGCGTGCGGCCGCGTCTCCGGCGCGTCCCCCGCCTCAGCTGTCTTCGGATCCCCGCTCATGCTGCTCCTCACCCCGACTGCTCTAAAAATCCGGCCCGTTCCGCACCGCCCCGGTGGATAATACCCCGTCACCCCGATACCGACCACCCGCCCGTGATCGTCGTCCGTCTACCGCGAGATGGCGGAACGGCGCTCATCGGATGAACGGTTCCCGCCATCCCGCGCACGCAGAGATCAGGGACGGACGGCCAGCTCCTGCTCGAACACCGTCCGCAGCGTGCGTGCGAACCCGCCGATGAAGTCCACGTTGCCGCGCCCGCTGGCCAGAAACGGATCCATCACCGTGCAGCGGATGACGGCGACCGCGCCGGCGCGGTGGTAGTCCTCGCGGCTGAAGCCCAGCGACTCCACTGTCGGCATCGCGGAATCGCCGTACTCCGGCTGCCGCAGCTCCGTCTTGGTGACGAAGTAGTCCAGCGTGCGCGCCGACCGGGCGTCGCTCACGCTCATGGCGCCGTAGATGCGGCTGACGAAGTCGTTGGTGTCCTCCAGCGTCGCCAGCGTGGGATGGCCCACGGCGAAGCAGACGATGTTCATGTCCGGCGTGGGGAGCGGAACCACGCGGAACTCGCCCCAGTCCCCGGCGGAGAGCCGGCGGTGCAGCACCAGCGCGCCACGCGCCGTTTCGCCGATCAGCTTGCCGTAGCCGCGCGCGTCCAGCGGCAGCGCCTTGTGCGACATCCACACCGAAGCCGCCGCCGCGCCCGGCTTGCTGCCTTCGAAGATGAAGCGGCCGATGTACCCCCACTCGGAGGCGCCGCGGTGGAACAGGTACGGCGCCTCCACTGCCACCAGGTCGCGCGAACGCCCGTCCCGGAACGACACCGCGCCGGCGGGATAAGGGATGAACCCCAGCTTGTGCGGATCGATGGTGACGGAATCCGTCCGTTCCATGGCGCACAGGCCGTTGTACACGCCCTCCTCCGGCCACACCTCGGGCGAGTAGTCGCGCAGCACCTCTTCGTACACGCGCCGCGAGCCGTCGGGGTTGCGGGTGAGCGAGGCCGCGTAGCCACCCCACGCCGCGTCCGCGTGCAGGTAGAAGCCGATCCCCAGCTCGCGAGCCAAGCGGTCGCGAACGTCGGCGATCTGGTCCAGCCGGTCCACCGCGCTCTCCTCCGTCGTGCCGATGACGGACACGCAGGCGATCACCGGCTGCTTCTTTTCCGCCCGTGTGCGCAGCGTGTCTTCCAGCGCGGACGGATCCATCCGGAACCGCTTGTCCACCGGGACGTGGATGAGCTGCGCGCCGCCGATCCCCAGCGAACGGCAGATCTTTTCCCACGAATAGTGCGCGGTCGACGGAACGAGGACGACGGCGGGACCCAGCGCGTCGCCGTACACCTGCGCCAGCCGACGGCCGAACTCCTGGTAGCCCATCCCTTCCAGCGAATGCGCGGCCATGGCGTGAACCGCCTGGTACGCATCGCCCACGCGATCGCGGAAGGCGGCTGCCAGGTCCAGCGCATCCGCCGGCGCCACGTTCAGAAGCCGCCACAGGTCCAGCTCGTCCAGCCCGGCCGCGGTGCCGTCGGGGAGACGGACGGACAGGTTCTTCATCTCCATCTGCTCCGCCGCCCAGCGCACGGCGACGGGGAGGTACTTGACGTTGCGCGCGACCCACAGCGCCTCGTAGTTGGCCACCGTGCCGCCGCTGGTAAGGTGCCCCCAGTGGCGGCTGGGCTCGTAGCCGATCATGCGGGCGAGCTGGGCGGCCACCTCCAGCTCCATGCGCGTGGTGACCGGGCTGGCCTCCGACGCCACGTTGTTGGGGTTGTACAGCATGGTGGCGAAGTAGCCGATCATGCTGGCCATCGTCAGGTCCGACGTCATGTGGCCGATGTAGCGCGGGCTGAAGAACGGAACGCCCGCCTTCAGTTCGCCCAGCAGCCCCATCAGCTCCTGCGACAGCGTGGAGATGGAGTTTTCGTAGCCCGGCTGGTGCTTTTCCGATTCCACCACGCGGAAGCCGTCTTCCGGGTGGTAGTTGCGGCGCCAGAACACGTGGTCGCGAAACGCCTCCAGCAGCAGCCGTTCAAAGACGTCGGCGTTTTCGCCCTTGGGGCCCAGAAACACGGACGCGAGGTCCAGCGGGGCCTCGCGCCGGGAGTACGGCGAGTTGTCGTAGTCGCTCATTGGATGTCCATCCAGGCGTGCGTCACGCGCGGCTGCGCGTGGACGGACAAGATGCCACGCCGGAAGAACCCGCGCAAAGCCGCGCTCCAGGCGCGATGTCCATGGACGCGCAACGCGGCTTCCCTGTCGTGAGGAAGCCGCGAGGGTCGATCATCAGCCAGCACGTCTGACGTGGATCACATCAAGGTCGCAAGCAGGACATTCATCTGTGCGTCACGCACGCGGAACGGCGTGCGGTACAACGCGATTTCGTCGGGGCCGGTGACGATATAGAACACCTCGAAGTAGTAGCCCCCAAGCTCGTACATCATGTGCCGCCACGGCGCATGCGTCAGTTCTGGGGAACGCACCTCACTCCGGAATCGCTGACAGGCAACGGAATCCCGCGTATCAGTCAGCAGGCGCAGACCCGCCGGATCCAGGTGCGCCACCCCTGCTTGAGTCGCGAGTTCCGGGAGTTCCTCAAAGAAGAACCGTACCGCCTCGCGCGGCTGGTCGGCGTCGCCCGATGGGCAGACGGTCTGCCCGCGAGCGGGCGCCGTGAATCCGAGGGCAAGTGGAATCGCGATGACCAGCAACCCCGCCCGAATCCGGGAGAGCTTCTGAATGTCAGGATTCGCAGGGCCAGACGTGCGCATCGAGAAATCGCGACGAAACAGTGAAGCGTTGAAGCCGGAGATCAGATCGTGCTCCCGAAGAGCACTCTCATCTGCGAGTCGCGCACTCTGAACGGAGTCTGGTAGAGAAGAATGTCGTCAGGGTCGGCGACCATGTAGAACACCTCAAAGTAGTAGCCGCCGAGTTCGTACATCATGTGCCGCCAAGGCGGCTGGCGCAGTTCCGGGGAATAGACCTCCGCTCGAAACCGCTGGCACGCAGCCGCGTCGGTAGCGTCGACCAGCACGCGCAAACCTGACGTATCCATCTGCGGCACACCGGCTTGGAGCGCCACATCGGGCCGCTCCTCAAAGAAGAAGGCCACGGCACCACGCGCGATTTCGTGATCGTTCCCCGACGGACAGACCGACTGTGCCGCAGTAGCCTGTACCGAAACAAGGGTGAGGATCAACGCCAGACCAACTACACACCAAGGCCTCCTGGCAGCATCCCTGTGATCAATAGCCACAGCGTTCATGCCGATCATCTCTGCCTCCCGCGCGAGTGCCTTTGGAGAACTCCGAAATTCCATTCGCATCAGCAAAAAACCAATAGCCCCTCCCGGACTGCTGTCTTTCGAGTATCGTGTCGGGACGGTTGTCACACCGTGGAATGACAAAAACGGAGACGCAGAGGCGGACGGATGGAACCTGTCTCGCTCTGCGCCTCCGCGGCTCTGCGTGAAGCTTGTCCGTCCAGCCGGCGGATCAGCCGCCGGTCTTGGGGCCGTTGGGGCCGGTGTTGTCCTGCTTGGCGGTGTCGGACACCACGGGGTCCGGCTGCCCGGCGGAGGGCGGCTTTCCTTCCTCGGAACTGCCGCACGCCGCGGCGGTGCACAGAACCATCAGCACGATCAGCTTCCTCATCATTCCTCCTCGCGGTTGCCGGCGCCGGGAAGCATCTTCCGGACCTTGGCATACGTGCTGTACGCCGCCACCACGGGCGATGACACGCCGCGCGCCCCGATGCGCCCCGCCCGCAGCGCCGCCAGAAACGACTCGCGGTCGTGCGTGAACGGCGGCACCTCCACGTACGCCGTCCCGATCTCCCCCGCCGTGTGCCCGTCGCTGCCGGCGCCCAGCAGCTTGCCGCGCGCCCGCGCCCACGCCTCGCCGCGTTCGTTGACGCCCGCGGCCCAGGTGCGGGCGTTGTGCGCCTCCACCACGTCGATCAGGTCGATGACGGCGTCCAGCCGCTCCCCTGCCCCGCGGCGGCGCACATCGAACGGGTGCGGCGCGTAGACGACGCCGCCCTGCGCCAGGATCTGCTCGCACGCCTGCCGCAGCGGCGTTCCGCGCGCGATCGGCTCGGTGAGAAAGATGCCGATCAGGTCCGGCCCTTCCGCCGTGCGCACTTCCTCCCCCGCGATCACGCGGTCCGGCGCGCGGGCGGCCAGGCGCAGCGCCGCATCCAGCCGGTCGTGATCGGTAATGACGACGCGGTCGATTCCCCGCGCCGCCATGGCCTCCAGGATGGCGTCCGGCTCGGTGAGCGAATCGGACGAGGCGCGCGTGTGAACGTGCATGTCCACGCGCAGCAGGCGTTCAGACACGCGCGGCGCGGGAGCTCAGGTCCGCCCACACCTCGCGCGCGCGGCACTCCAGGTTGGCGAGCGAGCCCGTGTTCTCGATCACCATGTCGGCGCGGGCGCGCTTGAGCTCCGCCGGCATCTGCGCGCTGATCATCCGCCGCGCCTCGTCCGCGTCCATCCCGCGATCGGTCACCATCCGCGCCAGCCGCACCTCTTCCGGCGCGTCCACCAGCACCACGACGTCAAAGTCCTCCACCATCCCCGTCTCGAACAGCAGCGGGATGTCGGCGACGACGACGGATTCGCCGCGGCGCTCCGCCTCGCGGTAGTGGTCGTCGCGCAGCGCGGCGACGGCGGGATGAACGATCCCTTCCAGCCGCGCCCGCGCCTCCGGATCGGCAAAGACGATCTTGCGCAGCGCCGCGCGGTCCAATGCGCCGCCCTCTTCCAGCACCCACGCCCCCCACTCCGCGGCGATGGCCGAATGCGCGGGGGTGCCCGGCTCCACCACCATCCGCGCCAGCTGGTCCGCATCCACCACCGTGGCGCCCATCTCCCGCCACGTCTGCGCGACGGTGGATTTTCCGGCCGCGATGTTTCCCGTCAATCCTACTTTGAGCATATCATCCGTGTCGCAAAACGGTTCGGGATCGGACGCGCTTGATGCGCGCGGCCGCTCAGGGCGTGCGCGGTGCCGGCTCGGTGCGGATGTCGTCGGCGGTGTTGCGCTCGCGGTCCGGCCCGGCCGACGCGATGGTGTACGTCCGCCGGGTGAGCGTCAGAAAGTAGGGCTCGCCCCACGAGTCCAGCGAAGCGCCCGCACCCTCGCGCGAGTCGATGAACCGCTCGAATTCCGAGGGCTTGGGAATGGTGCCGGTGGTGGCCTGCTCGCGCGCCACGAGCCGCTGAATGTCCTTGACCTCGTTGCGCACCGTCCAGTTGTAGAGCGGGTTGAGGGCGATCTCAACTTCCGGGCGCACGCGTTCGCGTAGCGGCTTTACGAACACCACCGCCGCCACCAGCAGCACCAGGCACCACACCAGCTTGGACATCGCATGCTCCGGGGTTGCTTGAGCGGGCCCCGTGCGGGCCCGTAGGTCATCGCGCGGCGAACCGCGCCGCGCCGTGTTCGTCTTCCGCCACCACGGCCCGCCCCGCGGCCGCCAGCCGGTCCAGGTGCGCCAGCGTTTCGCGCACGGCCAGCATGCGGGTAGAAACGCCCATTTCCCGCCCGGGATAGCGCCGGTCCACCACCTGCCAGCAGGTCAGCCCGTCATCCCCCAGCAACCCGGCGACGGTGTCGGATTCCGCGTCCGCCGCGGCGAGCAGCTCGGCGATGCGCCCGCTTCCGTCCGCGATGGGGTCGCCGTGGCCGGGGAGGACGAGCGACGGGGCCAGCGCCAGCAGCCGGTGCAGCGCCGCCCCGTAGTCGCCCACGGGATCGGCCCGCTGCCGGTTTACGCCCAGCGTGGGGGTGATGCGGGGAAGGACGGCGTCGCCCGCGATCAGCACTCCGTCCTCGGCGCGAAAGAGCGAAAGGTGGCCGGCCGTGTGCCCCGGCGTCCACAGCCACCGCCATCCCGGCGCACCGTCCAGCTCGCCCGATTCGCCATCCAGCATCACGTCTGCCGCCACCGGCGGGGCGAGGCCTTCCGCGCCCTGGCGCGCCGCCTCCACCGCCCGCAGCACCTCGTCCGGAGCGCCCGCCCGGCGCAGCAGCGCGGCGCGGTAGTCCGCCTCGTCGTCCGGGTGCGCGGCCGCGTGCGCCATCCGCTCCACGTCCAGCCGGTGCATGACCACCGTGGCGCCGGACGCCTGCGCGGCGCGCGCGGCGAGCCCCACGTGGTCCATGTGCATGTGCGTGACCACGTGGATGCGCACCGCGTCCCATCCCCCCGCCGCGGCGTGCACGCCGGCGTCCAGCGCGGACCAGGCTTCGGGGGTGTTCAGCCCGCCATCCACCAGCATCGCCCCGCCGTCCGCCAGCTGGACGACCCAGGCGTGCACCTGCGTAGGGCGGAACGGAAGCGGGGTGGTGACGCGCCACACGCCGGGCGCAACCTGCGGAACGGCCGGCGGTTCGGAGGCGGCCCGGGCGGGATGGGAAATCGTCGCGCTCCCTGCGTGGACGCCAGCGATCAAAAGGAGTGTAGGATGAAATATGGCGCGGATGGCGGCGGAGGCAAGGAAGTTCGTGGACGGCTGCCACGGCGCGGGTGTCGCGGGCATCCGCCGGGGGATAGATTCGGCGCGGTTTTCAGCGTTTCCCCCGCCCCGCTGCCACATGCCCCACGCCGCAGATGAACGCCAGGGACGCCCGCTGGCCGCCATGCTTCTGTACCTGGCCTTCGTGTTCGCGGGCGGGGCGTTGCTGGCGCCGTGGCTGTACCACGCGGTACAGGCGCTGGCGGAGGGCAACCGCGGCCTGGAGGAAGTCGCGTCTACCCCGTTCGCCCGGTACGTGAACCGCGCGCTGCTGGGGATGGCGCTCGTGGGCCTGCCCTTCTTTCTGCGCGGCGCAGGAATCCGCCGCTGGCGCCATGTGGGAGTCGCGCCGGGATTGATCCAGTGGCGCCGGTTCGCGGCCGGCTTCGGCCTCGGCTTCACCTCGCTGGCGATGGTGTGCGCGATCGCGCTGGCGGCGGGCGGCCGCGATCTGCGCCCGCGCGGCGCGGGAGAACTGGCC
It encodes the following:
- a CDS encoding DMT family transporter produces the protein MSSRSSVYVALVLVQVFFATLPIAVKVALRELSSPSLALIRVSGAALLFILIHQATVREKVRGRRDIALLAVYSLFGVILNQLLYITALTMTTATAAQTLVTAGPAMTLLIAIVLRHETATPMKWAGIALAAAGALLLVGVGVSEGRALGNVLALANVAAYSIYLVISRDLLRRYNALTVITWVFGFGVIGMLPWGLGPALREVGGAGRDTWLAMGWIILFPSVAAYYLNVWALARAEASLVSTFVYLQPMLTAALASMILKEHASARMIPAAVLIFAGVAVAIRAGQLAKRRESAAAVSAAGQEG
- a CDS encoding pyridoxal phosphate-dependent decarboxylase family protein, yielding MSDYDNSPYSRREAPLDLASVFLGPKGENADVFERLLLEAFRDHVFWRRNYHPEDGFRVVESEKHQPGYENSISTLSQELMGLLGELKAGVPFFSPRYIGHMTSDLTMASMIGYFATMLYNPNNVASEASPVTTRMELEVAAQLARMIGYEPSRHWGHLTSGGTVANYEALWVARNVKYLPVAVRWAAEQMEMKNLSVRLPDGTAAGLDELDLWRLLNVAPADALDLAAAFRDRVGDAYQAVHAMAAHSLEGMGYQEFGRRLAQVYGDALGPAVVLVPSTAHYSWEKICRSLGIGGAQLIHVPVDKRFRMDPSALEDTLRTRAEKKQPVIACVSVIGTTEESAVDRLDQIADVRDRLARELGIGFYLHADAAWGGYAASLTRNPDGSRRVYEEVLRDYSPEVWPEEGVYNGLCAMERTDSVTIDPHKLGFIPYPAGAVSFRDGRSRDLVAVEAPYLFHRGASEWGYIGRFIFEGSKPGAAAASVWMSHKALPLDARGYGKLIGETARGALVLHRRLSAGDWGEFRVVPLPTPDMNIVCFAVGHPTLATLEDTNDFVSRIYGAMSVSDARSARTLDYFVTKTELRQPEYGDSAMPTVESLGFSREDYHRAGAVAVIRCTVMDPFLASGRGNVDFIGGFARTLRTVFEQELAVRP
- a CDS encoding PHP-associated domain-containing protein codes for the protein MSERLLRVDMHVHTRASSDSLTEPDAILEAMAARGIDRVVITDHDRLDAALRLAARAPDRVIAGEEVRTAEGPDLIGIFLTEPIARGTPLRQACEQILAQGGVVYAPHPFDVRRRGAGERLDAVIDLIDVVEAHNARTWAAGVNERGEAWARARGKLLGAGSDGHTAGEIGTAYVEVPPFTHDRESFLAALRAGRIGARGVSSPVVAAYSTYAKVRKMLPGAGNREEE
- a CDS encoding MBL fold metallo-hydrolase gives rise to the protein MPATPAPWQPSTNFLASAAIRAIFHPTLLLIAGVHAGSATISHPARAASEPPAVPQVAPGVWRVTTPLPFRPTQVHAWVVQLADGGAMLVDGGLNTPEAWSALDAGVHAAAGGWDAVRIHVVTHMHMDHVGLAARAAQASGATVVMHRLDVERMAHAAAHPDDEADYRAALLRRAGAPDEVLRAVEAARQGAEGLAPPVAADVMLDGESGELDGAPGWRWLWTPGHTAGHLSLFRAEDGVLIAGDAVLPRITPTLGVNRQRADPVGDYGAALHRLLALAPSLVLPGHGDPIADGSGRIAELLAAADAESDTVAGLLGDDGLTCWQVVDRRYPGREMGVSTRMLAVRETLAHLDRLAAAGRAVVAEDEHGAARFAAR
- the coaE gene encoding dephospho-CoA kinase produces the protein MLKVGLTGNIAAGKSTVAQTWREMGATVVDADQLARMVVEPGTPAHSAIAAEWGAWVLEEGGALDRAALRKIVFADPEARARLEGIVHPAVAALRDDHYREAERRGESVVVADIPLLFETGMVEDFDVVVLVDAPEEVRLARMVTDRGMDADEARRMISAQMPAELKRARADMVIENTGSLANLECRAREVWADLSSRAARV
- a CDS encoding TetR/AcrR family transcriptional regulator gives rise to the protein MSGDPKTAEAGDAPETRPHAARPVRADARRNIDMLLEAAKAVFATSGVDAPVREIATRAGVGVGTVYRHFPQRSDLVAAVFRREVDACAAAATDLAAEHGPGEALAHWLRRYSAFIATKRGLAASLHSGDPAFDALPAYFQQRLGPALESLLNAATAAGEVRSGFEPGDLLRAVGNLCQSGNDVGVDHSQRMVDLLIDGLRYGGDPAPSGADGAE